The window ctcacacacacacacacacactctctctcacacacacacactctctctcccccatacacacacacgcacacacacacacacacacacacacacacacacacacacacacacacacacacacacacacacacactgacaataaAACAAAGAGACGGAGGCATGCACGAAATTAGGACAATAAAAACATACGGTTTCTTTTTACGACGaacacgacgacgacgacgacgatgatgatgacaacaacaccaccagcaGCACCTCCGGCAATAATTGGAACACTAGGTCCTTTCTGCTCCTCGTGTTGCTCCATGTCTGTACCTGTGAAATACATGCTTCCACACTATAATAAACCGGAacatatttttaaaaaacaaccaacaacaacaagaaaacttTCCAGGCAATCTGACAATTAAAGTAACGACTAAAACATTGACTTTCTAATTTACATATGTAATGAGATCTTACATTATTTACATCTACTCCGATTCTTCAGTTATAATCATTTCCATACAAGGCCTAATCTAAATTGAGCAACTTAAATTAACGATCATATCTGTTATGACAACTTAATTGTTTCAGTTAACATGGTGTAGGCTTTCAAAGAATTGTTACAACAAAAGCAAATCGCAAGATCTAATAACACAAGGAAATTAGAACCAACGGCTATAATGATGTACGGGGAACCAGTCTCCTCTGGCACTTGAGTAAAAAGAAGAAGCATTGACATGAAATGTCTCTTGTTCTGTTTTACCATATGACCACATCCCCGACAGCATGATGTGGTTGGCCCAACGTTGGGCCAACCACAGCGTCTAGAGCGGGCCAACCTAGACAGCCGCCAAGACGCCGAGGCGGCCTGCTCATCGTATCTGGGGTGGGCCAACGTTGGCATCGTGTCGATGCCGATCTTCCCCCGACTCTCTGCCGACGAATGACGTGATATGTTGTAAAAGCCCGACCATGATCGGTGTTCCGCCGTTTCTCTGCCGATGAATGACGTATTATGCTTTTgcccgccctctctctctcggtgaTGTGTCGATCTTCTGCCGACGAATGACGTGATATGTTCTAAAAGCCCGACAATGATCGATGATGTGCCGATCTTCTGCCGACGATCATGTGTCTACCTTATGCCAATCTTCTGCCGATGATGACGTAATATGTTCTTTTTCAGCCACTGATGTCACAAAAGCAGCTAAAGTCTGTTTCACAGAAGAGTTTTTAAAGCTTTTTCGCAATGTTCTAACAGGGAAGCCTCTTTACGTGTGCTCAAAGAGCGAATCGCACTTTTTTTAAAATCGTAACTTCAATAACAAGTATGattgaccaaaaaacaaaaatttaggCACCACACACCACCAAAAATAGACAATGTCCGAAGTGATGAGGTGGCAAGGACATGAGGTCATGCCCCCGCAGATGCGGTCATCGAATCATGAGAATTACGTCACTTGTAAAGGTCTTCGGTACCGAGAAAGATTCTTCTTGTCTCGGCGTGACTCTTTTTACGTCATCGTCTGGCGTCAAGGTTGGCCCATCGGCGGGCGGACCACGATGTGCCGATGATCGTCTGGCGTCAAGGTTGGCCCATCGGCGGGCCAACCACGATGTGCCGATCATCGGCATCGTCAAAGATCTGGGTTGGCCCTATGGCCAACCACGATCATCATAAGCGTTGCTCTGCCGACCCAAATCGTCATCGGGCCGATGACAGTCTGTTGTCGGGGTATATGTTACAGCAGCAACGTCAagaacaccaacaccaacaccaacaccaacaacaacaacaacaacaacaacaataacaacaacaacacagtttTACCATTGACAATCAAAGTAGTGGTGACACTCAGACGGTACCAGTCGGTGTCCTTCCACTCTGCAGTACAAATGCACCTCTTCCCGTTGTCTTCCACTCTCACGGACTTAACAACAAGAACGATAAATTAATTCGCCATAAAGCATGCTGTACTCTTACCAATGGTACACGCACACAGGTCTTACAGAAACAAGACATAGACattcaaaacgtaaaaaaatAGTCATATATCATAAGGTGCAGATAACTAAAATAGTTCTCTTCATTTTATCGTAACAATAAGTGTTAGCACTACAGCCGGATGgttatgtaaaaaaagaaaaaaaaaagaagaagattttCTCTAAAATTCAGGTGAGTACCACAgctttctgtctatctctctttctcatacACACCAACCCACAAACACAtgccctcacacacacatacacacacacacacacacacacacacacacacccacacacacacacacatacacacacacacacgcgcgcgcgcgcatcaACTCTATCCGATCTACCCATTAACATCTACGTGGTATAAGACCACCCGTCAACTTAGACGCGTATATCATGAATACGCATGAATACGTTTAATAACTAATCCTATGGTGGTTTTCAGCGAAACAATTTTCTTAAAAGAAAACGAAACCATTCAAATTACCTACTGGTAACAGCCAGGTAGTTGTTTGATTTGCAAAATGTTTAAGTATTGGGAAGGTATAGTCATTATGTACATCCTGGTTAGCCCTGAGATGGTGACCCGAATCGTGCACACGGAAagtattgacttgacttgaatgGATCAGTGGTTGAGGACTGTGATGACATGTTCACCGTTCTACAGATGATTACAAAAATACACGAACATATAGCACTTTATTTATTGTATCTTTAAGTCTATATATACTACCTTAAACTCGAGTACGCTGTGTACTTCTGTCTGACCAGCGATGTCCGGTGCAGTGTCTGGATGTCCGTCACAAGACAGGATTACGTTTTTCACAAGAGGTTTGCCACCTAGGACGGAACAGGTCAATCTCAGGTCATCACCTGCTTGTAGTACGTCACCCTTTTTGTATCCGTTAATGACTGGAGGTGTCTGGGGTGGATCTGTGCCAATAAACGGTTCAAATATAGATAGTAAGTTAAACCCTGAAGAAACCAGTACCAATGTTGTGTCAAAGCATTATATGGTACCCACCCTTCAAAATGGCCATTGTTAGAAGctgaatacttttttttttcaggaAAAGGGATAATGTTATAACTTTGAAACATTTTCAAACTGTTCTATTTTAATCGAAATAATCAGAACAAAACGTGCTCACTTACATTCTAGCATTATCTGCAGTCTTCCTACGGCCGACCGACCGTCTGCCAACGTCACAGTGCACGCTACAACATTTCTGTCATCCTCTGATTTAGGTAGGTAGACACACGTGTTTCCGGTCTGCCGCGCGCAGGTCACGCTCCATCTGTACTGCGTGACCTGAACGGTCGTGTCAGGTCGACAGGTCAAGGTCAGTTCTTGTGACCCGTCTGTTTGAAAAGGAAGTCTTTCAGACGCCGTGACGAAGACTGCTATGTTGGTTGTAATTGACGTGGTTGTAGATGTTGTCGTAGAGGTAATACTGCCGCCGTCTGAATTCAGACAACAGAAGTTGGAATTGTTCAATCTATTATGGATAATATCTACATTGATTGAACCATCCTCCCCTACCAAACTCCACACACCTAAACATGGCCAATCCCGTTGTTAAACCCTATTCCAACCAATACAGACTAGAACaagcaatataaaaaaaaaattctgttggcctgaaactaaaagatcgacACTGAAAACCCGGGATCAGTCATCACCACCACTATTTAAGCTTGTCTAGCCTAAAAGCGAAGACCGCGACGGGTCCCGCAGGTATCCACGATGCTCGCAAGCATTGGACCTAATTGGCAAAAACCGATTTCTTTAATATTTAGCACacttttcagagtaaacataaTTTTGGATTCACGAATTGCTACAAAATgaaatgcaatcatttttgaatcCGTTACTGAACTTTCAATTTTATTAGGAAATACTAGCATTTCTAATGGACCAATATAAGTTTTGAACTTCTAAGTTGAACTGCAATCCAACAGTCCGGACTGATTCaaagattgtttgaccaaaattgcaattAATGTCATTGACAAATTTAAAATAAGGTTCGTCACAGTGCCACGTCATCTTCATGAggcgaatatgacgtcatcacataCATTTTTTGAACAATAAAAGTGTCAAGATATCATATTATTTGTACAATTCCAGTTATACTGGGGTAGAGTTTTTTgcttgctgttgctgttgtgttATCACCTTTGACCTAACGGTATAATGTGAATGTATAATCTAGAAATAAACGTTACGTACTGTGAACTGGCCTTAAGAAaattgacacacagacagacccacGAACAAAACTTTACCagtcagaaaacagaaaaaaaccccagaCAAGctccaacaaaaacaaaaaataaacataaaacaGATGTTATACCGTTTACACAGTTCTTCTGGTCAGAAGAGAGTTGCTGGCCATCAGGACACATGCacttgctgctgttgctgtgcAACGGTATGCAAATGACACTGCAACCGCCATTGTTGTCGCCACATCCGTTGGGACCTGAAACCCAGTGATATGTTGCTAATGCTGAGAAAACTACAACTCATGATTTAAGGATCCAAAGCTATCACCTACTTTAAAATACTGACATAACTTTGTTGATATTTATCAAAACTGTAttacaaatgtgtgtgtttatgtgcgcgcgcgcgcacgcgcgtgtgtgtgtgtgtgtgtgtgtgtgtgtgtgtgtgtgcgtatgtgtggaggggggtgtgtgtgtgttcgtgtaaaCTGGAACATCTGGATTCATACACTCGTCCTTTCTCTGAAAAAAAATGGATACAACAAAAACGTGAGGTACCGTTTCGTAAACCAATTTTTCGTACATTCTGAGTCGTTATTCACACAAATGGCGCCAAACTCAATGTATTAAATGTAACCAAGAAGACACTTTTTGTGGCCCGGGTAGGTGTGAACATTTTACAGACAACGTGTGTCTCGGTCAGTGCGTATGAAATTTGTTCATAGATTgaaaagtgacagacagacagacagacagagaggggagaggggagacagtgtgtaagagagagacagagagaaagactaacaaacagacagacagattgacagaaatAGCGAGATAggcagcaagagagagagagagagagagagagagagagagagagagagagagagagagagagagagagagagagagagagagagagagagagagagagagagagagagagagagagagagagagagagagggacaatgacaatgacaaattctttatttacgagggtagtgggagagagagaaagagagaggctgacgtacatgacagagagagaatataAACAGAtcgacagagatagagagacaggcagcaagagagagaattgaattgaattgaattgaaatttattttaagagggtaacagaataagcaatgtatacatgcttcttttcatccggccctcgcccattgaggggtaacaaacaagaagaaatagaagataAGTTTAaatatagtacaaatgacatatttaccataattaacatgtcaagcagccaataagacattttaagatgcattgtgattctttagcaatgcttgaaaattatatataacagagaaatatttgtttgtataaaaataaaaaataaatctttcatgcattatatataatcatgtttttcaatataattagagagtacagttatattttcctagctgcttgataatatttcttataagttttgtaaaagaaacagcatgtaatattccttgaatgatgtttcatgaattcgtatttTAATTATATTaggaatggcgttccacataattgcttcagaatatgatagactcgacttgtacaggtcaattcttggagttgggaAAGAGAAatagttagacagacagacagacagacagataaagacagaAGCAGACAGGGAAGCAAACAAAGTTAATGTCTTGGAAAAGACTGCATTGACCTTCGTTCCAACAAACAAtcaatgttttgcttgttgAACTGTCGTACTGCCATTCAACTACAGGCAACTGACATAATGAAGCATACGgtgaataacagacaaaagacatacaaatcgaaagcatAAACTGTGCAGTTAATACATGCGCCTGGACCACCACATTACCTGTCATCAAGGAATCCTGATGATAGACGTGGATGTCGTTTAGGCGTCTCCTTACTGAGCCCACTATCGTCACGTTCCCCCCGTCCAGTGGGAGCCGGATTAAACGGCTTTCCGTTGTCAGATGGCTCAAAAtcaatcaaattaactttataaTTTCACATGGAGAAAGTGCAGTGGTGGTGCAGGGCACATAAAGACAAACGAAAGACTGCAACATTAATATTATATTTAAATATTATGTACTAATTGATAACATTGTTCTCAGCTAAACACCTCTCTGCATACACATCTCTCGCTGTTAAGATTTAAGACAGATATGTAAAAGGGGCATACACAATAAACAATGCCATTCAATTCCGTTTAAAAATCATAAACTACGACATAACGGGCGCGACTGTTGCGCTCCTTAATGATCCAAACACTTATACAGTTGTGTCAAGCAATCATAAACTTCTGAAAAAATGAGTTCAGCTGTGCTTAGTTGTGCGAAAACGAAGGGAACATTACAGGGGGAAAACTTCATTGGTGAGCATTCCACTGCGGCAAGGCACTTGTTCCAGTCAATAGGCGCTGTACGGGGGGAAGCAACTCTGCCTTGAATGTTACGGTTTGTGTCAGAGTCACGCCCCTTGAAGAGCCAAACAGGTAGCATTGTTACAATTGTGTCAACCATAAACGTCTTAATGAACAATGAGTGCAGCTGTGCTTCTTCTGTGGTTTCCGTAAATTCTCTATGATGTTGTAGTGAATGTTATACAGCCTTCTGTACTTCTTGAGTTTAGATAAAAGGTTCGCTGTACAATGCAGGGCCTACCTGCTACCAAGGGAGGGCAAGGTAAAGCAAGGCAACAACTATTTCAAAACTCCCGAGGGTTGCTTGTAATAGGTAATTGAcattaacaacaaacaaaagcaaaattCGTAACAAGCCACAACAAAAAGAAACTCTTCACAATGTTCAACCATAAACTTACTCGAATTAAGCTAATTAAGCAAACCCAAATGATAAGTGACGCATAAACCTGAGATCTAATTCGCCTATTCCTTTTATTGAGAAAGTTCAAACCTTACCGAAACTTACAGCGTCTCTTGAACGTTCTGAGAGCCAGGTAATcatccagccagccaaccaagcTAGCCAGCGAaaaggacacacagacagacagatagactgacagCGAAGGAGCCACTATGACTTCTATGCCTATGACGCATTCCATCTCAACTAAAACAACTTGATTCCTTTGAAATTAGAACAATATCCAACACATACCCCATATGTCCCCAGTCCGTGATATACAGAGCGTTGTTAAAGAGTGCCAGGCCGAAGAAGTGCAGCGAACTAATTGCACGCATGACCTCTTTTCTTCCACTACCATCCAAGTGTGCGCTTTCGATCAGATTAGTGGCAGCATCAGCCCAGTAAAGACGATTGTCTGAAAGATATAAACATGACAATGACGATGCGTGTAATGATATCCATGGTACCTGTGAAACACCAGGAACCCAGTACCTCTGAGCTATAGCGGATACTGTTATATTTTGTGCTTACTGAGAGTATCTTCCCTTTCTTTTATGGCTGTACTTCCTGCACAATGGATACCCCAATACAATGTTGAAACTGAACTACTTCTCCTGAGTCTGCAATGAGCGTGAGTGaaagacacacataaaacaacatgaacagtaaacaataacatcacaaTGCGGGAGGATGATGTTGCTCCAATTACAGCCCCTGTCCTCCCGAAAACAAATCATGACTACCTAAATGATGTGAAAAATGGCCACGCATGCTAAAGTCCACTCGACAGTAGACAGTAATTGCTAACAGAAAATGTCAATGACAATGGTATGTAACATGTGTATCTTTATGCTAACTGTGTGCTATCGTTAGTTTCTGAGTCTGACAGTATGTTTGCAATGTAGTGGACAAAACGGACAAAATCGATGTCGCCATGCCAAGAGGCATAATTTAGTTGTTTATGAACTCTTAACACTGAAAATGATCCCTTTtaacagtgtgtttgtttgtttgcttaacgcccagccgaccacgaagggccatatcagggcggtgcgaggctgctttgacatataacgtgcgccacacacaagacagaagtcgcagcacaggcttcatgtctcacccagtcccattattctgacaccggaccaaccagtcctagcactagatagcactaaccccataatgcctgacgccagacggagcagccactagattgccaattttaaagtcttaggtatgacccggccggggttcgaacccacgacctcccgatcacggggcggacgccttaccactaggccaaccgtgccggtcccctTTTAACCGAAAAATGCTAAATTTcaatatacactcttcaaaaaagttaaggatcacttttttacaagcacgccacacaaaacagacaagaccgaattctttcatttaaaaaaaattatataattgaacaaccaaggagtaatgacaaacaaagcaaagatcgaacgcggcagcgacaatttagctagagtgtgtcaaacgtgacaaccctcgaaaatggaattcacaacaatgtgaatcagtgtcaataacgcgtgtgccctccgttgtgtgccaggcattcaacacatcgttggcgcatggagtggatcaggttgcatatgaatgctctgggagccattgcagcagttgacccagattggcaggaggagggtgatgttgctgtacccgacgacaaagctcgtcccacatgtgctctatggggttcaggtccgggctgttggctggccacagcatcctgttgaccctggcctgctggatgaaggtgtttacagctgcagagcgatggggaggtgcgttgtcatcctgaagaatcgcacgagggccgatcgcttggagggctggaacgaccaggggttgcaggatctcattctggtagcggacaccggtcaagttgcccactacatggtacagaggtgtccttagacgtgtgctgatccctccccagaccatcacagagcctccgccaaaacgctgttgttccagaacagcgccttctgcgaagcgctctccgcgacgcctccacactcggatgcgaccatcagcaggttccaagcaaaagcgggactcatctgtaaacaacaacTGAGCTATAGCGGATACTGTTATATTTTGTGCTTACTGAGAGTATCTTCCCTTTCTTTTATTGCTGTACTTCCTGCACAATGGATTGCCACCTCAcctgttgagtgcaccaggctcggcgagctgctcggtgattagcagtcagggttgttcctcggactggacgccttgcacgcaagccaaagttgtgtaagcggtttcggatcgtctgaccactaacaacagtgttggtggtagcttgtaggcgttgcctaatgttgtttgccgtagccattctttgttgcatggcctgcctctgaatgaagcgatcctctctttgcgtggtgactctgggccgaccagaacgttgtcgctcctgcactcttccagttgcgtggaatctctgttttagtctgatgatgacagagggagccactgcaagcctctgggccacttgcctggtagcaacaccgtcttgtagccatcctattgcccttcctctatccaaatcgctcagttttcttcgtgggggcatgttgctactgtgcataattgtgtcagcgtgtcaacctttaaacacaagctggtgagcgatgttcatagccaggaccctgttgtagcacgtgcatcacaaccttttgccctggcatgcgttcagcaaatttcatggggctataaaaaaacaccctttttcttccaaaatacagaagcttttgagaagtcccacaaagggaaataactctgcctgtcAAACAAAATTTagaggtcaagactcattgttcatttgttaattcaaacacattaatcttttaattattatgtcgatgtttaattttttggcaaatttttataattagatccgttttttcaaccgatccttaactttttttgaagagtgtatcaCAAATGTGTTCAAGTAGAAGACAATTATGCATGTTTTCTTCTGTCTGAATGTGGAGTTATTAATCTATTTTGATAATCACCTAATATACCTAATATACCTACTTCCACGGTCGCATAGTTTAAGTACAACTCAATTACTAAAGTCCAGAAATGACGATGTGATTGTTAAAACGTTCGTTTATTTCAAGTTGGGGTATTCTCACCCCGAAGAACATCATTCTTACTATACTGTATATGATTTTTGATGCTTTAACTTTTATTTCTTTGcttattttcagtgtgtgtgtttgtttgttggtttgtttgtttaagttGAATATTGTGTTCGCTCTTGGAAAGTGGCCTAAAGCCAATTTAATTGAGCATtccgtactctctctctctctctctctctctctctctctctctctctctctctctctctctctctctctctctctctctctctctctctcattgtcatTCACAATACCTTTCCATGCAAAGTTCTTTCATTTCACAATTACaaagagacaaacaaaacaaaaaacccagtAGCACCCCTACATTAACTCCAATAATGATTGACATACTTGCAACGTCCAGTGCCAGTGCATTGGTAAAACGCAAATTGAAATTGACCAGTGTCCGTCGTTCACTGCCGTCATAGTTGGCTCGCTCGATCTTCGCCACTGCCCCCCAGTCTGTCCAGAACAGCACGCTGGACACAAGCAAcaactaaataaataaacaatctAACTTACAAACAAAATAAGAATGGTAGGTGCTTTGAAAGTtaattttgacaaaacaaagcgttacaaacacacgaacagaaaaagaaacaagcaagGTTGTCTCCCGTATTTCTTACGTTTCGTCATTCCTACTGAAAACAGAAGGGTTTTTTGCGTCAGTCATGAGATATACCACAACAAAAAACTCTGTATTGTAAGAATGACCCGGTGGATAGCCACGATATTGGCCGAATCTTACGTCTTCATAGCCAAAATACGTCAGTTAAAATGTCTGATTATTATAGGTGTTCTTTTTCAAATGCTATGCAATCTTCCACGAAGagtaaaaaacccaaaaaaacactgATTGAGAGTTAACATAAAACAATCTTGTCTTCGCGTgcaaaacagacacatgattGTTACAAGCCCAAGATTCATTTGAATATGTTCACTGgtaaggtaggttgttggaacgtttgttattgacaaaacaatacattcataaatatatcgacccaacggtcttttaagtgcacagacacacaattaataacgaaaacttatctggctgattttttcttcctCTTGCCACGAAACCGCAAAAAACAAATCAGCcaaatatatttgtgaatgtattgttttgtcaataacaaacgttccaacaacctacctttcttgttttttta of the Littorina saxatilis isolate snail1 linkage group LG14, US_GU_Lsax_2.0, whole genome shotgun sequence genome contains:
- the LOC138947157 gene encoding uncharacterized protein, producing the protein MASLRSLLVFLLVYLVCVPFADGCGGTYTLLTGTITSPNFPNNYTNNLNCSYVFTAPVGYRVTINFIYFDLEITPLCQFDNVEIRDGDSESDGLIGRLCNISVPHARRSFGNRVLLKFVTDATVTRSGFRATFSAANDDDSFFLIGSTRASEPGLIQRMDTKTITNYAVNMASLLYNPVAVDYNPVDEKIYWTEVTTTFNAIRSADLDGSGVHTIYNAGLNATLDGLAVDPLSRLIFYSDAAQNVIAMLTMSTWAKKTVVTSNLDNPRAIVLDTANGVLFWTDWGAVAKIERANYDGSERRTLVNFNLRFTNALALDVANNRLYWADAATNLIESAHLDGSGRKEVMRAISSLHFFGLALFNNALYITDWGHMGHLTTESRLIRLPLDGGNVTIVGSVRRRLNDIHVYHQDSLMTGPNGCGDNNGGCSVICIPLHSNSSKCMCPDGQQLSSDQKNCVNDGGSITSTTTSTTTSITTNIAVFVTASERLPFQTDGSQELTLTCRPDTTVQVTQYRWSVTCARQTGNTCVYLPKSEDDRNVVACTVTLADGRSAVGRLQIMLEYPPQTPPVINGYKKGDVLQAGDDLRLTCSVLGGKPLVKNVILSCDGHPDTAPDIAGQTEVHSVLEFKSVRVEDNGKRCICTAEWKDTDWYRLSVTTTLIVNGTDMEQHEEQKGPSVPIIAGGAAGGVVVIIIVVVVVVFVVKRNRHPTYDRPNKRRKSSQAPISPYTGLGHVGDAPFAISNGSYDAQTAGRSGLRNTDDDVNRESLYAKIEEVPEELPPPIPCRPSLPTISSTESTDSYLHPVNSPDHGYAGHVASDI